The Cognatishimia activa nucleotide sequence AGCTGGAACAAGCCAACGTCATCACCACCGAATGGGGGGAATGGAAAAAAGCCCACCCGGAAACCACTGTTTTGGTTGAAGAACTGGCCCTGGGCCGCAATTTCGACTTCCGCAACAACCGCGATGCCGGCGGCCCGATCTTCCCAGTCGGAGATATCGACCCCCGCCTGCCCGTGCATGAAGACATCATCGGAGTGATCACCGCCTCCGGCAAACCGATTGCCTTCCAACGCAGCAAGGCTTTCTTGGCGCTAAAACGCGGCGAATCCATCTCGGTCGAAAACGTCAACCTCGTCATCGACGCAGGTGGCGTGAAAGCCGTAGACGCCAGCGGAGCCCCACTCGGGAGCCACCAAGCGTTCTGGTTTGCCTGGTCGCAGTTTTACCCAGAGACTGAATTGTGGGGTGGGTGATGCAATACCAAAAAGATTTTTTCCGTAACATGCTTAGAATTGGATAAACTTCGAGAACTTATTTAACTTGAGGACGTTCAATCAAAACTGATAAATGCTGTAAAATTGGAAGCTTGAATTATCGCGCTCTGGCTGTGTAAACCTGCTGAAGCAAATAATTAAAGATAGAATCTTTACCAATTTTCAGAGAAGAATTCCGTAATGCCGTTTTCCGCAACAGTTTATAACGTCCTTATCGCGTCACCATCCGATGTTCCAAACGAAAGAAAGGCAATAGCTCAAGCATTGCAAGACTGGAATTCTTTGAATGCCAAGGATGAAGGAAAGGTACTACTTCCTGTCATGTGGGAAACCCACAGTGCACCAGCAATGGGCGAACGACCTCAAGGTCTGATCAATAATCAAGTCGTACGCGGATGTGATCTTCTTGTCGGAGCATTTTGGACTAGGTTTGGTTCACCAACTGGTGTTGAAGAAAGCGGTACAGTTGAAGAAATTAAGTGGTTTCTGAACAATAAGAAACCCACGATGCTCTATTTCTCTAAAGCTCAGGTGGATTTGGATGAAGTCGATATTGACCAATATCAGAAACTAAAAGATTTTAAAAAATCTATCCGAGATAAGGGCATACAAGAAAACTACCATGGGTGCGATGAACTTCGACAGAAGCTCTTACGGCATTTGACAATCGTTATGCGCGAGATGAACACTGGGCCAAGCTTAGACAAACAAGCTGTTCAGGCAGTGAAAGCGTCCAGTCGGGCAGAAGAACATCATTCTACCTCGAATAGCCAACCAACTGGCGAAAATAGTTCCGCGAACGCGACCAAGAATAACATTACTCTAGTAGAGTATTCCGCTAAGGCATTCATAATTCGGGGTAATGTAATTCAGTTCAAGGACGAATTGAAAAAGCAAGGCGGTAAATGGATTACTTGTAGAGACAAATCTAAGGCATGGATGTTCTCAAAACGGCACACAAAGAGTGTTGCGAAAATCCTGAACATTAAGCCTATATTGGTCGCTATTGAAGAGGCTTAAAAATTAGTCCAAGATTGAAGTGTAATCGATCTTGGAACCCAATCAAATAGTTGGAATTTTTAGATATATCGTTCTTCGCGATAATAAGCGTCAGTTAGTCAAACCTAGACAAATCAATGATTGATCAACAATGTCAATCTAACTACTCAGCCCGCTCCGCCTCAATCTCACGCCACTTCGCCACGTTCCGATTATGCTCGGCCAATGTCGTCGCGAACGCATGCCCACCGGTCCCATCTGCCACAAAGAAGATATACTCCGTCGTGTCCGGGTTCGCTGCTGCTTCAAGGCTCGCGCGGCCTGGGTTGGCGATCGGTGTCACTGGCAGACCGTCAATCTGATAGGTGTTCCAAGGCGTCTCGCGCTGCAATTCGCTGCGGCGCAGACCACGGCCCAGAGTACCCTCTCCGCGGGTGATGCCATAGATCACCGTCGGGTCAGTTTGGAGCCGCATGCCGCGGTTCAGACGGTTGGCAAAGACACTCGCCACCTGACGGCGCTCTTCGGCGACGCCCGTTTCTTTTTCTACAATAGACGCCAAGATCAGCAGCTCTGCCGGCGAGGACAGAGGCACCGAGGTATCCCGCGCGGCCCAAATCTCTTCAACAGCCGCCGCCTGAGCCAATTGCATGCGTTCAATAACAGAAGCACGGGTATCGCCTTCACGGATTTCATAGCTATCCGGCGCCAATGTACCTTCTGTAGGCACCTCAACTTCACCCGCCAATAGGTCAATCCTGCTAAGACTATCAACCACTTGCCAGCTGGTCACACCTTCGGCCATGGCAATACGATAGCGCGTGTCAGACTGCGCGCGCACCTTGGTGAAAATCTCAGGCGCTTCCGCCTCGGCAGGCTCAAAAGACACGACATCGACAAAACGATTGGTCGCCGGGTCCAGTTCGCGCACCTGCACAGAGGCACGGGTCACACCGATGCGGTAGACCACTTCGGTGCCACAAGTAGACGCGCCACCACGGGTCACAATATCGGTGATCTCTTCCATCGAGGCACCGGCTGGTACCAGAAACGACCCGGCCTTAAGCTGTGATGATTTCTCGGCATAGTCAGCACCAATGCGGAACAAAGCACCGCTCGACACAGCGCCCGCCTCTTCCAGCTGACCAGACACGCGGCGCATGTTCGAGCCGCGGTCCACTTTCACACAGATGGCTTCCGACAGTGGCCCTTCAGCCGTATATTGGCTCTGCCCCCACAGGATCACCCCGCCAAGCAGGAACACCGCGACAATCAACAAGGTTATCGCGTTTGACGCAATGCTCCGCCACATGGGTTAGACCTTCCCGAAAAGCACCGAGGCGTTGGTCCCGCCAAAGCCAAAGGAGTTGGACAGCGCCACGTCGATCTTGCGCTCGACCTTTTTGTTCGGTGCCAGATCAACCTTGGTCTCAACCGCTGGGTTGTCGAGGTTGATGGTTGGCGGCGCAACCTGGTCACGGATCGCGAGGATCGAGAAGATCGCCTCAATCGCGCCAGCCGCGCCCAACAGGTGGCCGGTCATAGATTTGGTGGAGGACATGGTGACATTCGCCGCAGCCTCACCCATCATGCGCTCCACCGCGCCCAGCTCGATGCTGTCGGCCATGGTGGATGTGCCATGTGCGTTGATATAGTCGATGTCCGCTGGCTCTTTGCCCGCGTCTTTCAGAGCGGCGCGCATGGAACGCTCACCGCCCTCACCATCTTCAGACGGCGCTGTGATGTGGTATGCATCGCCAGACAGGCCATAGCCCAGAACTTCCGCGT carries:
- the mltG gene encoding endolytic transglycosylase MltG, translating into MWRSIASNAITLLIVAVFLLGGVILWGQSQYTAEGPLSEAICVKVDRGSNMRRVSGQLEEAGAVSSGALFRIGADYAEKSSQLKAGSFLVPAGASMEEITDIVTRGGASTCGTEVVYRIGVTRASVQVRELDPATNRFVDVVSFEPAEAEAPEIFTKVRAQSDTRYRIAMAEGVTSWQVVDSLSRIDLLAGEVEVPTEGTLAPDSYEIREGDTRASVIERMQLAQAAAVEEIWAARDTSVPLSSPAELLILASIVEKETGVAEERRQVASVFANRLNRGMRLQTDPTVIYGITRGEGTLGRGLRRSELQRETPWNTYQIDGLPVTPIANPGRASLEAAANPDTTEYIFFVADGTGGHAFATTLAEHNRNVAKWREIEAERAE
- a CDS encoding DUF4062 domain-containing protein, coding for MPFSATVYNVLIASPSDVPNERKAIAQALQDWNSLNAKDEGKVLLPVMWETHSAPAMGERPQGLINNQVVRGCDLLVGAFWTRFGSPTGVEESGTVEEIKWFLNNKKPTMLYFSKAQVDLDEVDIDQYQKLKDFKKSIRDKGIQENYHGCDELRQKLLRHLTIVMREMNTGPSLDKQAVQAVKASSRAEEHHSTSNSQPTGENSSANATKNNITLVEYSAKAFIIRGNVIQFKDELKKQGGKWITCRDKSKAWMFSKRHTKSVAKILNIKPILVAIEEA